The Falco naumanni isolate bFalNau1 chromosome 14, bFalNau1.pat, whole genome shotgun sequence genome includes a window with the following:
- the LOC121097502 gene encoding 60S ribosomal protein L22-like isoform X4 has translation MRRSCSVLAAAPRCPRASQRAPAATSAHGATPGLPGPQGTRPGAARRGPAWGHRWGAAVRMCAAKVANRSAALPSARGRACALQPAALLTLPEALRATSGCAAAAGRLRERPARRGPRGCRRLRGAPAPGSGPRGRLSAGRAAAAAWRAAAPAPAPRPAAAAGGAAALLKFLHQVIEQLKKRAVWSQLLPKHETEFMGVRHPPNKEDGTAYPQQT, from the exons ATGCGCCGGTCCTGCTCCGTCCTGGCGGCCGCGCCGCGGTGCCCCCGGGCCTCCCAGAGGGCCCCGGCCGCAACGAGCGCTCACGGAGCCaccccggggctgcccggcccgCAGGGGACTCGGCCtggggcggcgcggcgcggcccggcctGGGGGCACCGCTGGGGGGCGGCAGTGCGCATGTGCGCGGCGAAGGTGGCCAATCGCAGCGCAGCGCTGCCAAGCGCGAGGGGTCGGGCATGCGCCCTGCAGCCGGCGGCGCTGCTGACGTTACCGGAAGCGCTGCGCGCCACTTCCGGCTGTGCCGCTGCGGcggggcggctgagggagcgcccggcccggcgggggccccggggctgccggaGGCTGCGGGGAGCTCCAGCGCCAGGCAGCGGCCCTCGGGGACGGCTTAGTGCCGGCCGCGCTGCCGCTGCGGCCTGGCGGGCTGCTGCACCTGCACCTGCACCGCGGCCTGCGGCAGCtgcgggcggggccgcggctTTG CTAAAATTTCTGCATCAGGTTATAGAACAACTGAAGAAAAGGGCAGTGTGGtcacagctgctgccaaaacatgaaacagaatTCATG GGTGTCCGTCACCCACCCAATAAAGAAGATGGAACAGCCTATCCACAGCAGACCTG A
- the LOC121097502 gene encoding 60S ribosomal protein L22-like isoform X3 yields MRRSCSVLAAAPRCPRASQRAPAATSAHGATPGLPGPQGTRPGAARRGPAWGHRWGAAVRMCAAKVANRSAALPSARGRACALQPAALLTLPEALRATSGCAAAAGRLRERPARRGPRGCRRLRGAPAPGSGPRGRLSAGRAAAAAWRAAAPAPAPRPAAAAGGAAALLKFLHQVIEQLKKRAVWSQLLPKHETEFMGVRHPPNKEDGTAYPQQTWQVR; encoded by the exons ATGCGCCGGTCCTGCTCCGTCCTGGCGGCCGCGCCGCGGTGCCCCCGGGCCTCCCAGAGGGCCCCGGCCGCAACGAGCGCTCACGGAGCCaccccggggctgcccggcccgCAGGGGACTCGGCCtggggcggcgcggcgcggcccggcctGGGGGCACCGCTGGGGGGCGGCAGTGCGCATGTGCGCGGCGAAGGTGGCCAATCGCAGCGCAGCGCTGCCAAGCGCGAGGGGTCGGGCATGCGCCCTGCAGCCGGCGGCGCTGCTGACGTTACCGGAAGCGCTGCGCGCCACTTCCGGCTGTGCCGCTGCGGcggggcggctgagggagcgcccggcccggcgggggccccggggctgccggaGGCTGCGGGGAGCTCCAGCGCCAGGCAGCGGCCCTCGGGGACGGCTTAGTGCCGGCCGCGCTGCCGCTGCGGCCTGGCGGGCTGCTGCACCTGCACCTGCACCGCGGCCTGCGGCAGCtgcgggcggggccgcggctTTG CTAAAATTTCTGCATCAGGTTATAGAACAACTGAAGAAAAGGGCAGTGTGGtcacagctgctgccaaaacatgaaacagaatTCATG GGTGTCCGTCACCCACCCAATAAAGAAGATGGAACAGCCTATCCACAGCAGACCTGGCAAGTACGCTAG
- the LOC121097502 gene encoding 60S ribosomal protein L22-like isoform X2, whose amino-acid sequence MRRSCSVLAAAPRCPRASQRAPAATSAHGATPGLPGPQGTRPGAARRGPAWGHRWGAAVRMCAAKVANRSAALPSARGRACALQPAALLTLPEALRATSGCAAAAGRLRERPARRGPRGCRRLRGAPAPGSGPRGRLSAGRAAAAAWRAAAPAPAPRPAAAAGGAAALVIEQLKKRAVWSQLLPKHETEFMGVRHPPNKEDGTAYPQQTWQTGPLEKSNIAVYCISQVVIYSIRT is encoded by the exons ATGCGCCGGTCCTGCTCCGTCCTGGCGGCCGCGCCGCGGTGCCCCCGGGCCTCCCAGAGGGCCCCGGCCGCAACGAGCGCTCACGGAGCCaccccggggctgcccggcccgCAGGGGACTCGGCCtggggcggcgcggcgcggcccggcctGGGGGCACCGCTGGGGGGCGGCAGTGCGCATGTGCGCGGCGAAGGTGGCCAATCGCAGCGCAGCGCTGCCAAGCGCGAGGGGTCGGGCATGCGCCCTGCAGCCGGCGGCGCTGCTGACGTTACCGGAAGCGCTGCGCGCCACTTCCGGCTGTGCCGCTGCGGcggggcggctgagggagcgcccggcccggcgggggccccggggctgccggaGGCTGCGGGGAGCTCCAGCGCCAGGCAGCGGCCCTCGGGGACGGCTTAGTGCCGGCCGCGCTGCCGCTGCGGCCTGGCGGGCTGCTGCACCTGCACCTGCACCGCGGCCTGCGGCAGCtgcgggcggggccgcggctTTG GTTATAGAACAACTGAAGAAAAGGGCAGTGTGGtcacagctgctgccaaaacatgaaacagaatTCATG GGTGTCCGTCACCCACCCAATAAAGAAGATGGAACAGCCTATCCACAGCAGACCTGGCAA ACTGGCCCCCTGGAGAAAAGTAATATTGCAGTGTACTGTATTTCACAAGTGGTGATATATTCAATAAGAACATAA
- the LOC121097502 gene encoding 60S ribosomal protein L22-like isoform X1, whose translation MRRSCSVLAAAPRCPRASQRAPAATSAHGATPGLPGPQGTRPGAARRGPAWGHRWGAAVRMCAAKVANRSAALPSARGRACALQPAALLTLPEALRATSGCAAAAGRLRERPARRGPRGCRRLRGAPAPGSGPRGRLSAGRAAAAAWRAAAPAPAPRPAAAAGGAAALLKFLHQVIEQLKKRAVWSQLLPKHETEFMGVRHPPNKEDGTAYPQQTWQTGPLEKSNIAVYCISQVVIYSIRT comes from the exons ATGCGCCGGTCCTGCTCCGTCCTGGCGGCCGCGCCGCGGTGCCCCCGGGCCTCCCAGAGGGCCCCGGCCGCAACGAGCGCTCACGGAGCCaccccggggctgcccggcccgCAGGGGACTCGGCCtggggcggcgcggcgcggcccggcctGGGGGCACCGCTGGGGGGCGGCAGTGCGCATGTGCGCGGCGAAGGTGGCCAATCGCAGCGCAGCGCTGCCAAGCGCGAGGGGTCGGGCATGCGCCCTGCAGCCGGCGGCGCTGCTGACGTTACCGGAAGCGCTGCGCGCCACTTCCGGCTGTGCCGCTGCGGcggggcggctgagggagcgcccggcccggcgggggccccggggctgccggaGGCTGCGGGGAGCTCCAGCGCCAGGCAGCGGCCCTCGGGGACGGCTTAGTGCCGGCCGCGCTGCCGCTGCGGCCTGGCGGGCTGCTGCACCTGCACCTGCACCGCGGCCTGCGGCAGCtgcgggcggggccgcggctTTG CTAAAATTTCTGCATCAGGTTATAGAACAACTGAAGAAAAGGGCAGTGTGGtcacagctgctgccaaaacatgaaacagaatTCATG GGTGTCCGTCACCCACCCAATAAAGAAGATGGAACAGCCTATCCACAGCAGACCTGGCAA ACTGGCCCCCTGGAGAAAAGTAATATTGCAGTGTACTGTATTTCACAAGTGGTGATATATTCAATAAGAACATAA